One Leptospira levettii genomic window carries:
- a CDS encoding acyl-CoA desaturase → MTTQAEIKVKNPIDWVTTIFLLTSPLVGIFGTLYVYLYESIHLGTWALFLFYFFATGMGITVGYHRLFSHKAYEAKSPIKLLLLLFGAAAFQSTALEWSEDHRIHHKFVDTDKDPYSIKKGFWYAHIGWLFRKRKYVGQGVQDLMNDPLVVWQHKHFYSISIFMCFILPGLITMLWGSFFEGFFVAGFLRLFVVHQFTFFINSACHVWGERTFSKEQTARDNWIIAFFTFGEGYHNFHHEFQMDYRNGIRWYDYDPSKWMIKFLSYFGLTYNLKKVSEEKILQKTMFIKEKETLHQYANLGEDKLKTWSEQLAHLRESAITEYQKWSKAKQTANETEAGLSKKNFETTKENWEKLLSRPLFS, encoded by the coding sequence ATGACGACACAAGCTGAAATCAAAGTCAAAAACCCAATCGATTGGGTGACCACGATTTTTTTACTCACATCACCACTTGTTGGTATTTTCGGAACCCTATATGTGTATCTTTATGAATCCATTCATTTAGGAACTTGGGCACTCTTTTTGTTTTATTTTTTTGCAACAGGTATGGGGATTACAGTCGGTTACCACAGACTTTTTTCTCACAAAGCCTATGAAGCCAAATCTCCCATAAAACTATTGTTATTATTATTTGGTGCCGCTGCTTTCCAATCCACGGCGTTAGAGTGGAGTGAAGACCATCGTATCCATCATAAATTTGTGGATACGGACAAAGACCCATACTCCATTAAAAAAGGTTTTTGGTATGCGCATATTGGTTGGTTATTTCGCAAACGAAAGTATGTAGGCCAAGGGGTTCAAGATTTGATGAATGACCCACTTGTGGTTTGGCAACACAAACATTTTTATTCGATTTCGATCTTTATGTGTTTTATCCTGCCTGGCCTTATCACCATGTTATGGGGATCTTTTTTCGAAGGATTTTTTGTAGCTGGGTTTTTACGTTTGTTTGTAGTTCACCAGTTCACCTTTTTTATCAACAGTGCTTGCCATGTTTGGGGAGAAAGAACTTTTTCCAAAGAACAAACAGCACGTGATAATTGGATCATCGCCTTTTTTACGTTTGGTGAAGGATACCACAACTTCCATCACGAATTCCAAATGGACTACCGTAATGGAATCCGTTGGTATGATTATGATCCATCCAAATGGATGATCAAATTCCTTTCTTATTTTGGACTCACTTACAATTTGAAAAAAGTTTCTGAAGAAAAAATCTTACAAAAAACAATGTTTATCAAAGAAAAGGAAACTTTACACCAGTATGCAAACCTCGGTGAAGATAAACTAAAAACTTGGTCTGAACAATTGGCTCATCTTCGTGAATCAGCTATCACCGAATACCAAAAATGGTCCAAAGCAAAACAAACTGCGAACGAGACCGAAGCTGGACTTTCCAAAAAGAACTTTGAAACCACAAAGGAAAATTGGGAAAAACTTTTAAGTCGTCCACTGTTTTCGTAA
- a CDS encoding sensor histidine kinase yields the protein MQIQVFFRSTFILLSAFGWFAFAYGLGMLQAATFLVLGCFGLGLITLSLFLFPLAKNERPVEEKPKKRDELVQNLFALEKFKEELISFNDPDQISETISQFLASKIPAEFVQVYTWDEKEGQFRPRPFLTSKDHKLSDLPSIPVFNPFLLWLSEREGIHIKENFIQFVSPSHEKIAKEALHFFKDTHSELVATLSIKSSLVGFILLGKHKEGKIYDLEEIEIILEILSVSLMSLSNSMIYQQLLNLTETLEAKVRERTKELEETQAHLVQSEKMASLGVMVAGIAHEINTPAAVINGAADNLDANLVFVLSHLGDITHLIQNPDFRSLYLDILFSFVKEDPNTKIDPKDKFKLKKETKLKFIHDGMPENDATDLATFLIDHHLMHMQEELLRIWKSGGKETFEMLKNTLSLQRNIKNIKYAIRNIVRIVKALKYYSHLGQNSYEVSDLHEGLENTLVIMQNQIKHGVEIERNYGTIPLVRCNLDELNQVWTNLITNAIHAMKKVEHPKLIISSRRIGEEYVMISFEDNGSGIPTEIKDKIWDPFFTTKDQGEGTGLGLGIVKGIIEKHKGRIEVESTPGRTLFMVYLPLVGPGDVPNLPKEIFREVRG from the coding sequence ATGCAAATACAAGTTTTCTTTCGTTCTACTTTCATTCTATTATCAGCTTTTGGTTGGTTCGCCTTTGCTTACGGATTAGGCATGTTACAAGCGGCTACCTTTTTGGTATTGGGGTGTTTTGGGTTGGGGTTAATCACTTTATCCCTCTTCCTCTTCCCCCTTGCAAAGAACGAAAGACCAGTGGAAGAAAAACCGAAAAAACGCGATGAGTTGGTTCAAAACCTATTTGCCTTAGAGAAATTTAAGGAAGAACTGATCTCTTTTAATGACCCAGACCAAATCAGCGAAACCATCAGCCAATTTTTAGCTTCTAAAATTCCTGCAGAGTTTGTGCAAGTGTACACATGGGATGAAAAGGAAGGGCAATTTAGACCAAGGCCTTTTCTCACATCCAAAGACCACAAACTTTCAGATCTACCATCCATTCCTGTTTTTAACCCATTTTTACTTTGGTTATCAGAACGTGAAGGGATTCATATCAAAGAAAACTTTATCCAATTTGTATCCCCAAGCCATGAAAAAATCGCGAAGGAAGCATTACATTTTTTTAAAGACACTCATTCCGAGTTGGTAGCGACACTTTCGATTAAGTCGAGTTTGGTGGGCTTTATTTTACTTGGAAAACACAAAGAAGGAAAAATTTACGATTTAGAAGAAATCGAAATCATTTTGGAGATCTTGTCGGTTTCTCTCATGTCCCTTTCCAATTCCATGATCTACCAACAGTTATTAAACTTAACGGAAACCTTGGAAGCAAAAGTAAGAGAAAGAACAAAAGAATTAGAAGAAACCCAAGCCCATCTCGTACAATCGGAAAAAATGGCTTCTCTTGGGGTGATGGTTGCAGGAATCGCACATGAGATCAACACACCGGCTGCCGTCATCAATGGGGCCGCTGACAATTTGGATGCCAATTTAGTATTCGTTTTATCCCACTTAGGTGATATCACTCACCTCATCCAAAATCCTGATTTTCGTTCTTTGTATTTGGATATCTTATTCAGTTTTGTAAAAGAAGATCCCAATACCAAAATTGATCCAAAAGACAAATTTAAGTTAAAAAAAGAAACCAAACTCAAATTCATCCACGATGGGATGCCAGAAAACGATGCTACCGATCTTGCCACCTTTCTCATCGATCACCACCTAATGCATATGCAAGAAGAATTATTACGAATTTGGAAATCGGGTGGAAAAGAAACCTTCGAGATGTTAAAGAACACCTTAAGTCTGCAACGAAATATCAAAAATATCAAATATGCGATTCGTAATATTGTGAGGATCGTAAAAGCTTTAAAATACTATTCCCATCTAGGCCAAAATTCATACGAAGTTTCCGACCTCCATGAAGGTCTTGAGAACACACTTGTGATCATGCAAAACCAAATCAAACATGGTGTGGAAATTGAACGTAATTACGGCACCATCCCTCTTGTTAGGTGCAATTTGGATGAACTCAACCAAGTTTGGACTAATCTCATTACCAATGCCATCCATGCGATGAAAAAAGTCGAACACCCCAAACTCATTATTTCTTCCAGAAGGATTGGAGAAGAATATGTGATGATTAGTTTTGAAGACAATGGGTCAGGGATCCCCACTGAAATTAAAGACAAAATTTGGGATCCGTTTTTCACCACAAAAGACCAGGGGGAAGGAACAGGTCTTGGGCTTGGGATTGTGAAAGGAATTATTGAAAAACACAAGGGAAGGATTGAAGTGGAATCAACTCCCGGTCGCACTTTGTTTATGGTTTATTTACCGTTAGTGGGTCCAGGGGACGTGCCGAATCTCCCTAAAGAAATCTTTAGGGAGGTGAGAGGGTAA
- the rsgA gene encoding ribosome small subunit-dependent GTPase A yields the protein MGKELFTIARIFGAYYEIYSEATSYALAVLKGKLRLKNSNERHPFVVGDMILAEKSSGEEWVISERLERKNYLTRKSDKGDSHVLCANLDQVAILASCKDPETKPGFIDRLLAASYHTEIPPLIIFTKKDLVSEEEITDRETYYRELGYDVMSVSLLSEESILPLWEKIRGKRTFLCGNSGVGKSTLMNHLHQKTVQRTNLVSGSTKKGKHTTTNSFALFLEGNTVLIDSPGVKEWGILHLTPNELWESFPELRKVKEGCQEIYCCELGSECPMRKYMDETMDETRKKSLESMIESLENPYRVTRRDHWSKAVTKRY from the coding sequence TTGGGTAAAGAACTATTTACAATCGCGCGTATCTTTGGTGCCTATTATGAAATTTATTCAGAGGCCACTTCCTACGCCCTAGCTGTACTCAAAGGCAAACTTCGCCTCAAAAATTCAAACGAACGCCATCCCTTTGTGGTGGGTGACATGATCCTTGCCGAAAAATCTTCTGGTGAAGAGTGGGTGATTTCGGAACGATTGGAACGAAAAAACTACCTGACTCGTAAAAGTGATAAAGGCGACAGTCATGTGTTATGTGCTAACTTAGACCAAGTTGCGATCCTTGCTTCTTGTAAAGACCCAGAAACAAAACCAGGGTTTATTGACAGACTACTCGCTGCTTCTTACCATACAGAAATTCCTCCTCTTATCATTTTTACAAAAAAGGATCTTGTTTCTGAAGAAGAGATTACAGATAGAGAAACCTACTATAGAGAGTTAGGTTATGATGTCATGAGTGTTTCTCTACTTTCGGAAGAATCGATCCTACCTTTATGGGAAAAAATTAGAGGCAAACGTACCTTCCTCTGTGGGAACTCTGGTGTGGGCAAATCCACACTTATGAACCACCTCCACCAAAAAACCGTTCAACGAACCAATTTGGTAAGTGGTTCTACAAAAAAAGGAAAACATACTACCACCAATTCCTTTGCCCTATTTTTGGAAGGAAATACCGTCCTCATTGACTCTCCAGGGGTCAAAGAATGGGGGATTTTGCACCTCACTCCAAACGAACTTTGGGAAAGTTTTCCTGAATTACGCAAAGTAAAGGAAGGTTGCCAGGAAATTTATTGCTGTGAACTGGGTTCTGAGTGTCCAATGCGTAAATACATGGATGAAACTATGGACGAAACCCGAAAAAAGAGCCTCGAATCCATGATCGAAAGTTTAGAGAACCCCTACCGTGTGACCCGCAGGGACCATTGGTCGAAAGCTGTCACAAAAAGATATTAG
- a CDS encoding FecR family protein: MKRTIIQKLSVLGFVAIFAMFAVACQKDSKETVTNVTDKSQPASNVVIAFVKGDVVVLRESGQIKPSLGDTLTSQDTIVTGQNGSVELLVGEDGVLKLNKNTSLSVSQAFAANDGTRETEVNMQYGKLVTVLRKERKTESFNVVTPTSIAGVRGTIFLTNVENPSAKGGNVACGSSNCVVKYTVLDGAVAIRKSNSDNEIVVDKQKSAEVASDTKLSDKMIKPMDKQSLGEMKEMLVFENTKMLQFESLANELKSNNEELQKMNLGSSVEELEKAAKTREITKSKSDEVITTAKSIEDSKYIKKDVQKDSLKLAPKESFDKTK; encoded by the coding sequence ATGAAACGTACAATCATACAAAAATTGTCGGTTTTGGGATTTGTGGCGATTTTTGCCATGTTTGCCGTAGCTTGCCAAAAGGACTCAAAAGAGACTGTAACAAACGTTACAGATAAAAGCCAACCAGCTAGTAATGTGGTCATTGCCTTTGTAAAGGGTGATGTAGTCGTGTTAAGAGAAAGTGGACAAATCAAACCAAGCTTAGGTGATACTTTAACTTCACAAGACACAATTGTTACAGGCCAAAATGGATCTGTTGAACTTTTAGTAGGTGAAGATGGTGTTCTCAAACTAAACAAAAATACTTCACTTAGTGTGAGCCAAGCATTTGCAGCAAACGATGGAACACGTGAAACTGAAGTGAACATGCAATACGGAAAACTAGTAACTGTTCTTCGTAAAGAAAGAAAAACAGAGTCTTTCAATGTAGTGACTCCAACATCAATCGCGGGTGTTCGTGGAACTATTTTCCTTACCAATGTAGAGAATCCTTCTGCTAAAGGTGGAAATGTTGCATGTGGATCCTCAAACTGTGTTGTAAAGTATACAGTTCTTGATGGTGCAGTTGCGATCCGTAAATCAAACTCTGACAATGAAATCGTAGTCGACAAACAAAAGTCAGCTGAAGTGGCTTCTGACACAAAACTTTCTGATAAAATGATCAAACCAATGGACAAACAATCCTTAGGTGAAATGAAAGAAATGTTAGTGTTTGAAAACACAAAAATGTTACAATTTGAGTCTCTTGCAAATGAACTCAAATCTAACAATGAAGAACTTCAAAAGATGAACCTTGGTTCTTCTGTAGAAGAATTAGAAAAAGCAGCAAAAACTCGTGAAATCACCAAATCAAAGTCAGATGAAGTGATCACAACTGCAAAATCAATTGAAGATTCTAAATACATTAAAAAAGATGTGCAAAAAGATTCACTAAAATTAGCTCCAAAAGAGAGTTTTGATAAGACGAAATGA
- a CDS encoding LIC10124 family lipoprotein, whose product MRYVYLPVLCFLVGYCSSVTKIETLNRSFTKPKFVTPDLGESEPLPSGRDYRERLVNKSTPSFTLLWKQIPEGFSPSDLALIEEKILFPHSKLGVYQKAPIKQDPKFFESNDIDLILELSLSKSVDRMTVDVQYKDPVLSQNFGKSVFVYQEEKEPKSKSTKSFDVFHGKKQLLPLTEFVPSYFLEVSSPSVDELRNYFTASLQGKVSVFSTSPGTIIYLDGVEVGKAPLLNYTLVNGKHTLSFAKPGKDQVKRNILVRAGKTTRVFQEWNDDISQGTVVVSSFPPGLDVVIDGQKKGKTQYAESGVPYGSYPVQFIRTTSDSHFEYAKAGIKIRPKQITSIALPISLEDGVGWESEEFWNLSTPSPNFSATFPGKLTFAKNKELPKGWYGVFSEDLIPDYLEVELILDLKKEYNGALGLSIHDHSQNSILVYVDQTDFHIVKFSQSESEAPVRSSYRWNKEDELKGRSIKFTTDIEKKMIRLYLGNKMVEEFPWNFETFWNIGVLTPHNATLVGVPLRGLKIQYPDMVKFEQRFQK is encoded by the coding sequence ATGAGATATGTTTATTTACCGGTCCTTTGTTTTTTAGTCGGTTATTGTTCTTCGGTCACAAAGATCGAAACACTCAATCGAAGTTTTACAAAACCTAAGTTTGTCACTCCAGATCTTGGAGAGTCTGAACCCCTTCCTTCGGGTAGAGATTACAGAGAACGACTGGTAAATAAATCAACCCCAAGTTTCACTCTCCTCTGGAAACAAATTCCAGAGGGGTTTTCTCCATCTGATTTAGCCCTAATCGAAGAAAAAATCCTCTTCCCTCATTCCAAATTGGGTGTTTACCAAAAAGCCCCGATCAAACAAGATCCCAAGTTTTTCGAGTCGAATGATATTGATCTCATTTTGGAACTCAGTCTTTCCAAATCAGTGGATCGAATGACAGTGGATGTCCAATACAAAGACCCTGTTCTTTCTCAAAACTTCGGTAAGTCGGTTTTTGTTTACCAAGAAGAAAAAGAACCAAAATCTAAATCAACAAAATCCTTCGATGTATTTCATGGGAAAAAACAGCTCCTCCCTCTAACGGAGTTTGTCCCTTCATATTTTTTAGAAGTTTCATCTCCTTCTGTCGATGAGTTGCGAAATTATTTTACAGCTTCTTTACAAGGAAAAGTTTCTGTTTTTTCTACATCTCCTGGCACCATCATTTATCTGGATGGAGTAGAAGTGGGAAAAGCACCTTTACTCAATTACACACTTGTCAATGGAAAACATACACTTTCATTTGCAAAACCCGGTAAAGACCAAGTAAAACGAAATATCTTAGTTCGTGCAGGGAAAACAACAAGAGTATTCCAAGAATGGAATGATGATATTTCCCAGGGAACCGTCGTTGTTTCTAGTTTTCCTCCAGGCCTTGATGTTGTCATTGATGGCCAAAAAAAAGGCAAAACACAATATGCTGAATCGGGAGTTCCTTACGGAAGTTATCCGGTCCAATTCATCCGAACCACTTCAGATTCCCATTTTGAATATGCAAAAGCAGGAATCAAAATTCGACCAAAACAAATTACTTCCATTGCTTTACCAATTTCTTTGGAAGATGGAGTGGGTTGGGAATCGGAAGAATTTTGGAACCTATCAACACCTTCACCTAACTTCTCTGCAACGTTTCCAGGTAAATTGACATTTGCAAAAAACAAAGAATTACCAAAGGGTTGGTATGGAGTTTTTTCCGAAGACCTCATTCCTGATTACCTCGAAGTTGAACTGATATTGGATTTAAAAAAAGAATACAATGGTGCGCTTGGGCTTTCGATCCATGACCATTCGCAAAATTCAATTTTAGTATATGTAGACCAAACAGACTTTCATATCGTAAAGTTTTCGCAAAGTGAATCAGAAGCACCTGTTCGGTCCTCCTATCGGTGGAATAAGGAAGATGAACTCAAAGGTCGTAGCATAAAGTTCACAACTGACATCGAGAAAAAAATGATCCGTTTGTATTTGGGTAACAAAATGGTTGAGGAATTTCCTTGGAATTTTGAAACTTTTTGGAATATAGGTGTTCTCACTCCACATAATGCTACTTTGGTGGGAGTCCCACTCAGAGGATTAAAAATCCAATACCCAGACATGGTTAAGTTTGAACAAAGGTTCCAAAAATGA